In Drosophila yakuba strain Tai18E2 chromosome X, Prin_Dyak_Tai18E2_2.1, whole genome shotgun sequence, a single genomic region encodes these proteins:
- the LOC6524697 gene encoding paternally-expressed gene 3 protein, producing MKFFAVLSLALLAVASADVSHLTNSYLPPHSAAASTSYESYQAAPAEAAAAETYESESYSAPAASFTSESYAAPAAAEAAVETAAEETYEQPAASYVAPVATKTTYSAPAVSSYATYSAPAVVAKTYSAPAASGYSQTYAAPAVVKTYSAPAVSTYTAPVVAKTYTAPAVVKTYTAPVVAKTYVAPAVSTYTAPAVAKTYAAPAVSTYTAPVVAKTYVAPAVSTYTAPAVAKTYVAPAVSTYTAPAVAKTYAAPAVSTYTAPVVAKTYVAPAVSTYTAPAVAKTYAAPAVSTYTAPAVVKTYVAPAVSTYTAPAVAKTYAAPAVSTYTAPAVVKTYVAPAVSTYTAPAVAKTYVAPAVSTYTAPAVAKTYAAPAVSTYTAPVVAKTYVAPAVSTYTAPVVSKTYSAPAVSTYTAPAVVSKAYAAPAVSSYSAPAVVSSYSGSSGTVYGNNGGYVY from the exons ATG AAATTCTTCGCTGTCCTCTCGCTCGCCCTTCTGGCTGTGGCCTCCGCCGATGTCAGCCACCTGACCAACAGCTACCTGCCTCCCCACTCGGCCGCTGCATCCACCAGCTACGAGTCCTACCAGGCCGCTCCCGCCGAGGCTGCCGCTGCCGAGACCTACGAGAGCGAGTCCTACTCCGCCCCAGCTGCCTCCTTCACCAGCGAATCCTATGCCGCTCCAGCTGCCGCCGAGGCCGCCGTTGAGACCGCCGCCGAGGAGACCTACGAGCAGCCCGCTGCCAGCTATGTGGCTCCAGTGGCGACCAAGACCACCTACTCCGCCCCCGCCGTCTCCTCGTACGCCACCTACTCCGCTCCCGCTGTGGTGGCCAAGACCTACTCTGCTCCCGCCGCGTCCGGATACTCTCAGACCTACGCCGCTCCCGCTGTTGTGAAGACCTACTCCGCCCCGGCTGTGTCCACCTACACCGCCCCAGTGGTGGCCAAGACCTACACCGCTCCCGCCGTGGTCAAAACCTACACCGCTCCCGTTGTGGCCAAGACCTACGTTGCTCCTGCTGTGTCCACCTACACCGCTCCCGCTGTGGCCAAGACCTACGCCGCTCCTGCTGTGTCCACCTACACCGCTCCCGTTGTGGCCAAGACCTACGTTGCTCCTGCTGTGTCCACCTACACCGCTCCCGCTGTGGCCAAGACCTACGTTGCTCCTGCTGTGTCCACCTACACCGCTCCCGCTGTGGCCAAGACCTACGCCGCTCCTGCTGTGTCCACCTACACCGCTCCCGTTGTGGCCAAGACCTACGTTGCTCCTGCTGTGTCCACCTACACCGCTCCCGCTGTGGCCAAGACCTACGCCGCTCCTGCTGTGTCCACCTACACCGCTCCCGCCGTGGTCAAGACCTACGTTGCTCCTGCTGTGTCCACCTACACCGCTCCCGCTGTGGCCAAGACCTACGCCGCTCCTGCTGTGTCCACCTACACCGCTCCCGCCGTGGTCAAGACCTACGTTGCTCCTGCTGTGTCCACCTACACCGCTCCCGCTGTGGCCAAGACCTACGTTGCTCCTGCTGTGTCCACCTACACCGCTCCCGCTGTGGCCAAGACCTACGCCGCTCCTGCTGTGTCCACCTACACCGCTCCCGTTGTGGCCAAGACCTACGTTGCTCCTGCTGTGTCCACCTACACCGCTCCTGTGGTGAGCAAGACCTACTCCGCCCCAGCTGTGTCCACCTACACCGCTCCCGCTGTGGTGTCCAAGGCCTACGCCGCTCCGGCTGTGTCCAGCTACTCTGCTC